A single Lactuca sativa cultivar Salinas chromosome 8, Lsat_Salinas_v11, whole genome shotgun sequence DNA region contains:
- the LOC111880361 gene encoding transcriptional regulator SUPERMAN, producing MESDQPPSEASDDPKQSSTTTTPEEQQQTTTHTPRSYECNFCKRGFTNAQALGGHMNIHRKDKGKFKHSSSTTPPNAVVESPSPTRPRLSATTTTNPFSISHQGNWFPTPQPDEKKPLPLFGPNDVSEVPRNIHQPGNSPSPDREVDLELRLGHVEPPSESSSENKSTTTRKFF from the coding sequence ATGGAATCCGACCAACCGCCTTCAGAAGCCTCCGACGACCCAAAACAATCTTCCACCACAACCACCCCAGAAGAACAACAGCAAACTACAACCCACACACCAAGATCATACGAGTGCAATTTCTGCAAAAGAGGTTTCACAAATGCACAAGCACTTGGAGGCCATATGAACATCCACCGGAAGGACAAAGGTAAGTTCAAACACTCCTCTTCCACAACGCCACCAAACGCCGTCGTGGAATCACCCTCTCCCACCCGTCCAAGATTAAGCGCCACCACTACCACCAATCCTTTTTCAATCTCTCATCAAGGCAACTGGTTTCCTACCCCACAACCAGATGAAAAGAAACCACTCCCACTTTTTGGCCCCAACGACGTCTCGGAGGTTCCAAGAAACATTCATCAACCTGGAAACTCTCCATCGCCGGACAGGGAAGTAGACCTTGAGCTCAGATTGGGACATGTTGAACCACCGTCGGAATCATCGTCGGAGAACAAGAGTACAACCACCAGAAAATTCTTCTGA